From Tripterygium wilfordii isolate XIE 37 chromosome 13, ASM1340144v1, whole genome shotgun sequence, the proteins below share one genomic window:
- the LOC120013600 gene encoding ubiquinone biosynthesis monooxygenase COQ6, mitochondrial isoform X1 encodes MNRVIRRKFSANAHLLRSLGKAFCSDAAGRASSVNHGQPISEKENKQNSGQHDIAIVGGGMVGMALACSLARMPLTKHLNVAIIDGNPTLGRRECIKREDPPDPRVSTVTPATISLFKDIGAWQYVQQHRHAYFDMMQVWDYTGLGYTRYAARDVNKEFLGCVVENKVLHSSLFSCMQDTDFQNTIYPSRLTSMALPPSSSSAETDNVSSVTPSSKQGHSAKLELSDGSSLYAKLVVGADGAKSRVRELGGFKTTGWKYSQSAVICTVELAIESHCAWQRFLPTGPIALLPMGDKFSNIVWTMNPEESSTFKSMSEDDFVKAVNNALDYGYGPHPKSGLLSSEGVLPWRRGDLTTSANECFGVPPKVVKLASARMAFPLSLMHANQYASKRVVLVGDAAHTVHPLAGQGVNLGFGDAFTLSRIIAEGIAVGIDVGEISLLKKYEAERKPANVTMMAILDGFQKAYSVDFGPLNILRAAAFHGAQYIPQLKRSIISYASGEQRLPLFF; translated from the exons ATGAATAG GGTGAtcagaagaaaattttctgcAAATGCACATCTATTGAGATCTCTTGGAAAAGCTTTCTGTAGTGATGCAGCTGGAAGAGCATCTAGTGTTAATCATGGCCAACCTATCTCG GAGAAGGAAAATAAGCAGAACTCCGGCCAGCATGACATTGCTATTGTTGGGGGAGGCATGGTTGGCATGGCTCTAGCTTGTTCTTTGG CAAGAATGCCATTGACAAAGCATTTGAATGTCGCCATTATTGATGGCAATCCTACATTAGGGCGTAGAGAGTGCATCAAGAGAGAAGATCCTCCTGATCCAAGGGTCAGTACGGTCACTCCTGCAACCATATCTCTTTTTAAAG ATATTGGTGCTTGGCAGTATGTCCAACAGCATCGGCATGCATACTTTGATATGATGCAG GTTTGGGATTACACTGGCTTAGGATACACAAGATACGCTGCCAGAGATGTAAATAAAGAATTTCTAGG ATGCGTGGTGGAGAATAAGGTGCTTCATAGTTCTCTATTCTCGTGTATGCAG GATACAGATTTCCAGAACACAATATACCCTTCCAGATTAACTTCAATGGCTTTACCTCCAAGCTCTTCATCTGCAGAGACGGACAATGTCTCATCAGTGACTCCATCGTCCAAACAAGGTCATTCAGCAAAGCTGGAATTAAGTGATGGCAGTAGCTTGTATGCGAAGTTGGTG GTTGGAGCCGATGGGGCCAAGTCTCGAGTCAGGGAGCTTGGAGGATTTAAAACAACTGGATGGAAATATTCTCAGAGTGCAGTCATCTGTACAGTTGAACTTGCAATAGAAAGTCATTGTGCATGGCAGCGGTTTCTTCCTACTGGTCCAATTGCGCTTCTACCAATGGGGGACAAGTTTAGCAACATCGTTTGGACTATGAATCCAGAAGAGTCATCGACTTTTAAATCGATGAGCGAGGATGATTTTGTTAAAGCTGTCAATAATGCTCTGGATTATGGATATGGTCCTCATCCTAAATCAGGCTTATTAAGTAGTGAAGGCGTGCTCCCTTGGCGTAGAGGAGATCTAACAACATCTGCTAATGAGTGCTTTGGAGTTCCACCCAAGGTTGTCAAGTTGGCATCTGCAAGAATGGCATTTCCATTGTCTCTCATGCATGCTAATCAGTATGCATCCAAGCGTGTTGTTCTAGTTGGCGATGCAGCACATACTGTTCACCCTTTGGCTGGTCAAGGAGTCAATTTAGGCTTTGGAGATGCATTTACTCTGTCAAGAATCATTGCTGAGGGAATTGCGGTAGGCATTGACGTTGGTGAG ATATCGCTATTGAAAAAATATGAAGCAGAAAGGAAACCAGCCAATGTTACAATGATGGCAATCCTTGATGGCTTTCAAAAAGCATATTCTGTTGATTTTGGACCTCTAAATATTTTACGAGCTGCCGCTTTCCATGGAGCACAATATATTCCCCAGCTTAAAAGGAGTATCATTTCATATGCATCAGGAGAACAGAGACTGCCACTGTTTTTTTAA
- the LOC120013600 gene encoding ubiquinone biosynthesis monooxygenase COQ6, mitochondrial isoform X2 produces MPLTKHLNVAIIDGNPTLGRRECIKREDPPDPRVSTVTPATISLFKDIGAWQYVQQHRHAYFDMMQVWDYTGLGYTRYAARDVNKEFLGCVVENKVLHSSLFSCMQDTDFQNTIYPSRLTSMALPPSSSSAETDNVSSVTPSSKQGHSAKLELSDGSSLYAKLVVGADGAKSRVRELGGFKTTGWKYSQSAVICTVELAIESHCAWQRFLPTGPIALLPMGDKFSNIVWTMNPEESSTFKSMSEDDFVKAVNNALDYGYGPHPKSGLLSSEGVLPWRRGDLTTSANECFGVPPKVVKLASARMAFPLSLMHANQYASKRVVLVGDAAHTVHPLAGQGVNLGFGDAFTLSRIIAEGIAVGIDVGEISLLKKYEAERKPANVTMMAILDGFQKAYSVDFGPLNILRAAAFHGAQYIPQLKRSIISYASGEQRLPLFF; encoded by the exons ATGCCATTGACAAAGCATTTGAATGTCGCCATTATTGATGGCAATCCTACATTAGGGCGTAGAGAGTGCATCAAGAGAGAAGATCCTCCTGATCCAAGGGTCAGTACGGTCACTCCTGCAACCATATCTCTTTTTAAAG ATATTGGTGCTTGGCAGTATGTCCAACAGCATCGGCATGCATACTTTGATATGATGCAG GTTTGGGATTACACTGGCTTAGGATACACAAGATACGCTGCCAGAGATGTAAATAAAGAATTTCTAGG ATGCGTGGTGGAGAATAAGGTGCTTCATAGTTCTCTATTCTCGTGTATGCAG GATACAGATTTCCAGAACACAATATACCCTTCCAGATTAACTTCAATGGCTTTACCTCCAAGCTCTTCATCTGCAGAGACGGACAATGTCTCATCAGTGACTCCATCGTCCAAACAAGGTCATTCAGCAAAGCTGGAATTAAGTGATGGCAGTAGCTTGTATGCGAAGTTGGTG GTTGGAGCCGATGGGGCCAAGTCTCGAGTCAGGGAGCTTGGAGGATTTAAAACAACTGGATGGAAATATTCTCAGAGTGCAGTCATCTGTACAGTTGAACTTGCAATAGAAAGTCATTGTGCATGGCAGCGGTTTCTTCCTACTGGTCCAATTGCGCTTCTACCAATGGGGGACAAGTTTAGCAACATCGTTTGGACTATGAATCCAGAAGAGTCATCGACTTTTAAATCGATGAGCGAGGATGATTTTGTTAAAGCTGTCAATAATGCTCTGGATTATGGATATGGTCCTCATCCTAAATCAGGCTTATTAAGTAGTGAAGGCGTGCTCCCTTGGCGTAGAGGAGATCTAACAACATCTGCTAATGAGTGCTTTGGAGTTCCACCCAAGGTTGTCAAGTTGGCATCTGCAAGAATGGCATTTCCATTGTCTCTCATGCATGCTAATCAGTATGCATCCAAGCGTGTTGTTCTAGTTGGCGATGCAGCACATACTGTTCACCCTTTGGCTGGTCAAGGAGTCAATTTAGGCTTTGGAGATGCATTTACTCTGTCAAGAATCATTGCTGAGGGAATTGCGGTAGGCATTGACGTTGGTGAG ATATCGCTATTGAAAAAATATGAAGCAGAAAGGAAACCAGCCAATGTTACAATGATGGCAATCCTTGATGGCTTTCAAAAAGCATATTCTGTTGATTTTGGACCTCTAAATATTTTACGAGCTGCCGCTTTCCATGGAGCACAATATATTCCCCAGCTTAAAAGGAGTATCATTTCATATGCATCAGGAGAACAGAGACTGCCACTGTTTTTTTAA
- the LOC120012948 gene encoding putative vesicle-associated membrane protein 726 isoform X1, whose product MGQQSLIYSFVARGTVILAEYTEFTGNFTSIASQCLQKLPASNNKFTYNCDGHTFNYLAENGFTYCVVAVEAAGRQLPIAFLERVKEDFNKRYGGGKAATAVANGLNKEFGSKLKEHMQYCVDHPEEISKLAKVKAQVSEVKGVMMENIEKVLDRGEKIELLVDKTENLRSQAQDFRQQGTKMRRKMWFQNMKIKLIVLGIIIALILIIILSVCHGFNC is encoded by the exons ATGGGGCAACAGTCGCTGATCTACAGCTTTGTGGCTCGGGGGACGGTGATTTTGGCGGAATATACGGAGTTCACGGGGAATTTCACGAGCATCGCTTCCCAATGCCTTCAGAAACTCCCCGCTAGCAACAACAAGTTCACCTACAATTGCGATGGCCACACTTTCAATTACCTCGCTGAGAACGGATTTA CCTACTGTGTGGTTGCAGTTGAAGCTGCTGGCAGGCAACTTCCAATTGCATTTTTGGAGCGAGTCAAGGAAGACTTCAACAAGCGATATGGTGGAGGGAAAGCTGCAACAGCTGTTGCCAACGGATTGAACAAAGAGTTTGG ATCCAAATTGAAAGAGCATATGCAGTATTGTGTGGATCATCCTGAAGAAATTAGTAAGCTAGCAAAAGTGAAGGCTCAGGTTTCTGAAGTCAAGGGTGTTATGATGGAGAATATTGAAAAG GTCCTTGATCGAGGTGAGAAGATTGAGCTGCTGGTGGATAAAACTGAGAACCTTCGCTCACAG GCGCAAGATTTTAGACAGCAGGGAACTaaaatgagaagaaagatgTGGTTTCAGAACATGAAGATAAAGTTGATTGTTTTGGGTATAATCATCGCATTGATTCTCATCATAATCTTATCTGTATGCCATGGCTTCAACTGCTAA
- the LOC120012948 gene encoding vesicle-associated membrane protein 722 isoform X2, producing the protein MSVLVFHNVAQVVVAIAYCVVAVEAAGRQLPIAFLERVKEDFNKRYGGGKAATAVANGLNKEFGSKLKEHMQYCVDHPEEISKLAKVKAQVSEVKGVMMENIEKVLDRGEKIELLVDKTENLRSQAQDFRQQGTKMRRKMWFQNMKIKLIVLGIIIALILIIILSVCHGFNC; encoded by the exons ATGTCAGTACTTGTTTTCCATAATGTCGCTCAAGTTGTTGTTGCGATAG CCTACTGTGTGGTTGCAGTTGAAGCTGCTGGCAGGCAACTTCCAATTGCATTTTTGGAGCGAGTCAAGGAAGACTTCAACAAGCGATATGGTGGAGGGAAAGCTGCAACAGCTGTTGCCAACGGATTGAACAAAGAGTTTGG ATCCAAATTGAAAGAGCATATGCAGTATTGTGTGGATCATCCTGAAGAAATTAGTAAGCTAGCAAAAGTGAAGGCTCAGGTTTCTGAAGTCAAGGGTGTTATGATGGAGAATATTGAAAAG GTCCTTGATCGAGGTGAGAAGATTGAGCTGCTGGTGGATAAAACTGAGAACCTTCGCTCACAG GCGCAAGATTTTAGACAGCAGGGAACTaaaatgagaagaaagatgTGGTTTCAGAACATGAAGATAAAGTTGATTGTTTTGGGTATAATCATCGCATTGATTCTCATCATAATCTTATCTGTATGCCATGGCTTCAACTGCTAA
- the LOC120012948 gene encoding vesicle-associated membrane protein 722 isoform X3: protein MDLCEARLKCYAYCVVAVEAAGRQLPIAFLERVKEDFNKRYGGGKAATAVANGLNKEFGSKLKEHMQYCVDHPEEISKLAKVKAQVSEVKGVMMENIEKVLDRGEKIELLVDKTENLRSQAQDFRQQGTKMRRKMWFQNMKIKLIVLGIIIALILIIILSVCHGFNC from the exons ATGGACCTATGTGAAGCCAGACTCAAATGCTATG CCTACTGTGTGGTTGCAGTTGAAGCTGCTGGCAGGCAACTTCCAATTGCATTTTTGGAGCGAGTCAAGGAAGACTTCAACAAGCGATATGGTGGAGGGAAAGCTGCAACAGCTGTTGCCAACGGATTGAACAAAGAGTTTGG ATCCAAATTGAAAGAGCATATGCAGTATTGTGTGGATCATCCTGAAGAAATTAGTAAGCTAGCAAAAGTGAAGGCTCAGGTTTCTGAAGTCAAGGGTGTTATGATGGAGAATATTGAAAAG GTCCTTGATCGAGGTGAGAAGATTGAGCTGCTGGTGGATAAAACTGAGAACCTTCGCTCACAG GCGCAAGATTTTAGACAGCAGGGAACTaaaatgagaagaaagatgTGGTTTCAGAACATGAAGATAAAGTTGATTGTTTTGGGTATAATCATCGCATTGATTCTCATCATAATCTTATCTGTATGCCATGGCTTCAACTGCTAA
- the LOC120012645 gene encoding uncharacterized protein LOC120012645: MAWLGLDKGGVKLEILFWDRLGFAWFGPVWLGLVQASMALSKGRRYLVKKRVYYVVNVVCIFSDKIFWEGISYDAWNGALWHSLQDRLSKGGSIKSQGEIYLKLYTSIGSFMNDKSSSS; this comes from the exons atggcttggcttggtttagacaagggtg GAGTTAAGTTGGAGATTTTGTTTTGGGATAGGCTTGGCTTTGCTTGGTTTGGTCCagtgtggcttggcttggttcaaGCTAGTAtg GCTCTAAGTAAAGGTAGAAGATATTTGGTTAAGAAGCGTGTATATTATGTGGTGAATGTCGTTTGTATTTTTTCAGATAAAATATTCTGGGAAGGGATAAGCTACGATGCGTGGAATG GTGCTTTATGGCATTCCTTACAGGATAGGCTAAGTAAGGGTGGCTCAATCAAGAGCCAAGGTGAAATATATTTGAAGCTTTATACAAGCATAGGTTCGTTCATGAATGACAAGTCTTCAAGTTCTTGA
- the LOC120013158 gene encoding ankyrin repeat domain-containing protein 13C-like yields MAGIDVASYAHSPVHKAIAMRDYAGLRRILAGLPRLCNPAEIRTEAASLAEEEKADAIAAVIDRRDVPNRDTPLQLAVKLGDETATEMLMVAGADWSLQNEQGWSALQEAICNREERIALIIARHYQPLAWGKWCRRLPRLVATMRRMRDFYMEITFHFESSVIPFISRIAPSDTYKLWKRGANLRADMTLAGFDGFKLQRSEQSVLFLGDGSEDGKVPPGSLCMISHKDKEVMNALEGAASQPSEKEVRQEVAAMSQTNIFRPGIDVTQAVLLPLLNWRRQEKTEMVGPWKAKVYDMHNVVVSVKSRRVPGAMTDDDFFSSRNENETESEELDDVLTEEERRQLEVALKLGSSDENAGGSIAHNQSYYEQQQIPIEDANGFRNGETKNEKKGWFGGWRKRDPKVEEQKKSAPPRSSVCADEVGDLVGESPSICQAKPGQHSVDIDMRDEHRRGRDTKPSMPSSSTSVSQRKEGSRENEYKKKLRPILWLSPHFPLQNEELLPLLDILANKVKAVRRLKELLTAKLPIGTFPVKVAIPVVPTIRVLVTFTKFEQLQPVDEFTTPPSSPTAVGHESPVATQSSSSPRFQWLKATSASDSSSRIENIEDPFAIPADYTWVTAEAKKKKMQEKNKSRKGRSQNRTNEVRASRKHKV; encoded by the exons ATGGCGGGCATTGATGTCGCAAGTTATGCCCATAGCCCTGTGCATAAGGCGATTGCCATGAGAGATTATGCCGGTCTCAGGAGGATACTTGCTGGTCTACCCCGGCTTTGTAACCCTGCTGAAATTCGCACTGAAGCGGCTTCACTAGCTGAAGAGGAGAAGGCTGATGCAATCGCTGCAGTTATTGATAGGCGTGATGTCCCTAATCGTGATACCCCTCTCCAGTTGGCAGTCAAACTTGGTGACGAGACTGCGACTGAAATGCTTATGGTTGCGGGTGCCGATTGGAGCTTGCAAAATGAGCAGGGATGGAGTGCACTCCAAGAAGCAATTTGCAATAGAGAAGAAAGAATTGCGCTGATTATAGCTAGACATTACCAGCCTTTGGCTTGGGGAAAATGGTGTAGAAGGTTGCCTCGCTTGGTGGCAACTATGCGAAGGATGAGGGACTTCTACATGGAAATCACATTCCATTTTGAGAGTTCTGTAATACCTTTCATTTCCAGGATTGCCCCATCAGATACTTACAAACTGTGGAAGAGGGGTGCAAATTTAAGGGCTGATATGACTTTGGctggttttgatggttttaaaCTTCAGCGTTCAGAGCAAAGTGTCCTTTTCCTTGGTGATGGGTCTGAGGATGGAAAAGTACCTCCTGGATCACTCTGCATGATCTCGCACAAGGATAAGGAAGTTATGAATGCTTTGGAGGGTGCTGCTTCTCAACCTTCTGAAAAAGAGGTTCGACAAGAAGTGGCTGCAATGTCTCAGACTAATATATTCAGACCTGGTATTGATGTGACTCAGGCGGTTCTTTTGCCACTGTTGAATTGGAGGCGGCAGGAGAAAACAGAAATGGTGGGGCCATGGAAGGCTAAGGTATATGATATGCACAATGTGGTTGTTAGTGTCAAATCCAGGAGGGTCCCAGGAGCAATGACAGATGATGATTTCTTTTCATCTCGCAATGAAAATGAAACAGAGAGTGAGGAACTTGATGACGTTTTGACAGAAGAGGAGAGAAGGCAACTTGAAGTTGCACTGAAATTAGGTTCATCAGATGAAAATGCTGGTGGATCTATAGCGCATAACCAGAGTTACTATGAGCAGCAACAGATTCCCATTGAAGATGCAAATGGATTTCGAAATGGGGAGACTAAGAACGAAAAGAAAGGATGGTTTGGTGGATGGAGAAAACGGGATCCGAAAGTTGAAGAGCAGAAAAAAAGTGCCCCTCCAAGAAGTTCTGTCTGCGCAGATGAGGTTGGTGATCTAGTTGGGGAATCTCCATCCATCTGTCAGGCCAAACCAGGTCAACATTCTGTGGATATTGATATGAGGGATGAGCATCGAAGGGGGAGGGATACTAAACCATCCATGCCCTCAAGTTCTACCAGTGTAAGTCAGCGCAAAGAAGGAAGTCGTGAGAATGAGTATAAGAAAAAATTGCGGCCTATTCTATGGCTTTCCCCACACTTTCCCTTACAAAATGAAGAACTCCTTCCTTTGCTTGATATACTTGCAAATAAGGTGAAGGCTGTTCGTCGCTTAAAGGAGCTGCTCACAGCAAAACTTCCTATTGGAACTTTCCCTGTCAAG GTTGCTATACCAGTGGTTCCCACCATCAGAGTACTTGTTACATTTACAAAGTTCGAACAATTGCAGCCAGTGGATGAATTTACCACACCTCCTTCAAGCCCCACTGCTGTGGGTCATGAGAGCCCTGTAGCGACGCAATCCTCTAGTTCACCACGGTTTCAGTGGCTAAAGGCCACATCCGCTAGTGATTCTAGCAGTAGGATAGAAAATATTGAAGACCCATTTGCAATTCCTGCTGATTATACTTGGGTTACGGCTGAggccaagaaaaagaagatgcaGGAGAAGAACAAGTCCAGGAAGGGAAGAAGTCAGAACAGAACAAATGAAGTAAGGGCTAGTAGAAAACACAAGGTATAA